The following are from one region of the Pocillopora verrucosa isolate sample1 chromosome 3, ASM3666991v2, whole genome shotgun sequence genome:
- the LOC131777017 gene encoding adenosine receptor A1-like — MDFSSDWNIFWTVTFTLIATVVTAGNLLTISVFLRRKLLNRARYLLLSLAIADTCVGAVSAPLYIAVGIHPQEELLVLLFQCVDMFTGMVSIFTLASISVERLHAVLWPFRHCLLTSRFYICVVGIPWVFGLIGVSSRLLYHFRVISSSEFLILTNTFLLTPLFITTTAYVLLWRKLPNRPQNEYQADNHDKKLAKTLFILTAASLITWSPHQVLIIVSAFCKSCRSWPYKVIHIVKILQFINSFTNVIIYSLRISEYRQVVLPCTL, encoded by the coding sequence ATGGATTTCTCCTCTGATTGGAACATTTTCTGGACTGTTACATTTACATTGATCGCTACAGTAGTAACCGCGGGTAACCTCTTAACCATTTCAGTATTCCTAAGACGGAAACTTCTAAACCGCGCTCGTTACCTTTTATTAAGCCTAGCCATCGCGGACACATGCGTGGGAGCGGTATCCGCTCCTCTGTACATTGCTGTTGGTATCCATCCACAAGAGGAATTGCTGGTACTCCTGTTTCAATGCGTAGATATGTTTACAGGAATGGTGTCTATTTTCACCCTTGCTAGCATTTCAGTAGAAAGACTCCACGCCGTGTTATGGCCCTTTCGCCACTGTTTGTTGACATCACGTTTCTATATTTGCGTTGTTGGAATACCATGGGTATTTGGTTTGATAGGAGTTTCATCTCGACTTCTCTATCACTTCCGGGTTATATCCTCCTCGGAATTTCTAATTCTGACGAACACATTTCTCCTGACTCCCCTTTTCATAACAACCACCGCTTACGTTTTATTATGGAGAAAACTGCCTAATCGACCTCAGAACGAATACCAGGCCGACAATCATGACAAGAAATTGGCGAAAACATTGTTCATTTTAACAGCAGCTTCCCTCATAACCTGGAGTCCACACCAAGTCTTGATCATTGTATCGGCATTTTGCAAGTCTTGCAGATCTTGGCCCTACAAAGTGATTCATATCGTTAAGATATTACAGTTTATTAACTCATTTACAAATGTTATCATCTACTCCTTGAGGATTTCAGAATATAGACAGGTAGTTCTTCCTTGCACCCTCTAA